One part of the Rutidosis leptorrhynchoides isolate AG116_Rl617_1_P2 chromosome 1, CSIRO_AGI_Rlap_v1, whole genome shotgun sequence genome encodes these proteins:
- the LOC139900353 gene encoding serine/threonine-protein kinase-like protein ACR4, with protein sequence MKHGERLAYHIVLAFLSLTIFLFIILFIFILLKNKKKPKLNETVYDQNSDQESPSVKLCASPYTLVDIDVATDGFNERRIIGKGRLGTVYAAVLARGELVAIKRIHPRFVLRSSGLGVGLGFSSILKWLSLANHPNVLSILGFSEGPGERIVVMEFMGMMSLDFYLHQSDDNASLLDWGKRLRVAAGVARGLEYLHELMAPCVVHGCVKPSNILIDIKFSAKICDYGLYFLASNEKDGIFGYVDKEYWVEPKGASKESDVYGLGVVLLELLSGRRSEGGLIVKWSLPLIKEMKMEEILDPRLVVPNDIKPLVRLAKVASACVGNSRKNRPLIGQVVAILNDLQDEVMLGSNRSL encoded by the coding sequence ATGAAGCATGGTGAAAGACTAGCATATCATATTGTTCTTGCCTTTCTTTCATTAACCATCTTCTTATTCATCATCCTATTTATCTTCATCCTATTGAAGAACAAGAAGAAACCAAAATTAAACGAGACTGTCTACGATCAAAATTCAGATCAAGAAAGCCCTTCTGTAAAGCTTTGTGCATCACCCTACACTCTAGTAGATATTGATGTTGCCACCGACGGATTTAATGAACGAAGAATCATTGGAAAAGGTCGATTAGGGACCGTTTATGCAGCCGTGTTAGCTAGAGGTGAATTAGTCGCAATTAAACGAATTCATCCACGTTTTGTTTTAAGAAGTTCTGGTTTAGGTGTAGGATTGGGATTTTCATCTATACTAAAATGGTTGTCTTTAGCTAATCACCCTAATGTATTATCCATATTAGGGTTTTCGGAAGGTCCGGGAGAAAGAATTGTGGTAATGGAGTTTATGGGCATGATGAGTTTGGACTTTTACCTTCATCAAAGCGACGATAATGCATCGTTATTAGATTGGGGTAAACGGTTAAGAGTTGCGGCCGGTGTGGCTCGTGGGCTAGAATACTTGCATGAATTGATGGCACCATGTGTTGTGCATGGTTGTGTCAAGCCTTcaaatatattaattgatataaagTTTAGTGCCAAGATTTGTGATTATGGTCTATATTTTTTAGCATCTAATGAGAAAGATGGTATATTTGGATATGTTGATAAAGAATATTGGGTTGAACCAAAAGGTGCTTCAAAAGAAAGTGATGTGTATGGTTTAGGGGTTGTTTTGTTAGAGTTGTTGAGTGGTAGGAGAAGTGAAGGTGGTTTAATTGTGAAGTGGAGTTTGCCATTGATTAAAGAAATGAAAATGGAAGAAATTTTGGATCCACGATTAGTGGTTCCTAATGATATTAAACCTCTTGTTAGATTGGCTAAAGTGGCGAGTGCTTGTGTTGGCAATTCTAGAAAGAATAGGCCTTTGATTGGGCAAGTTGTGGCTATTTTGAATGATTTACAAGATGAAGTTATGCTTGGAAGTAATAGgtcattataa